The segment tttaatgtgttattttttgtgtaattaatcttaattcacattgtaatgtaacTATGTACAGAAAAGTACTTCATagtataatatacatatacaaatatacaaatttCCAAATCAGTCAAGTGTTTTAATTGTGTTTGGAGTAATTGACTGCttataaaattaaaatgacataATTAACACTTGAGTCTCACCACAGTCCTCTTTGAATGATGATTATTAGTGTCACATTCTGATAACTTATGTTAACATGAGCTTGGTGATTCACCAATAGCAAGCTATTGTTTGACTTAAATACAgttaatggtaaaaaaaagattattcagTATGAGTTAACTcactttttaacattgtttttgaaacatttattttaattcaaagtgctttGGCCTGCATCTCTTGTAAGAAAGGTGCCATACACATAaaagcttattttttttctcaattctaGCTTAAGAGTATGCAGAATAgagacatggaaaatattgagTGTATCCAAAGACATTGACAAGAACAAGACAAGAAGATATTATATTCCTGTGCAATAAGGCTCCACTGTTTGCTAAAAACTAttaccaacacaaacaaaagccaCATCTGCGCCACATAGCTATCGTGAACATGCAATggattattttgttgttttttgttggtcGTCGCTTGTTGGTGAGCAACTCAGTTCTTTCTTACACACTGTTGGACTGTTATCCATTCTCTCATCCATGTAGTCATCATCTATTGCAATACAGCGGTGTTTTTTTAAGGACTGGGATCGCGTAAATAGTCTCTTGCAGTGTGAACACCAGTATGGTTTCTCTCCCGTGTGCACACGCAGGTGTCGGCTGTAACTATATGAACTATTGAAAGATTTCCCGCATTGGTCACAGCTGTATGGTTGCTCTCCCGTGTGGATACGAAGGTGACGCATGTAATTACTTAGACGACCGAAACCTTTCCCACATTCTTTGCACTGGTAAGGCTTCTCTCCTGTGTGCGTACGCACATGTTGTTTATACGTTTTGGAAATTGAGAAGCTTTTATCGCATAGTTCACAGCGGAAAGGTTTTTCCCCGGTGTGAATACGCAAATGTGATTTGTAATTACCCAACTGAGAGAAACTTCTACCACACTGACTACAGCAGTATGGTTTCTCTCCTGAATGAACACGCAGGTGTATCTTGTAACTACTTAGGTCACTGAAACTCTTTTCACATTGGTCACACTCGTATGGTTTCTCTCCAGTGTGGTTACGCAGATGCAGACTGAAATGCCCGGACTGCGTAAAACTCTTTCCACAAAAGTCACACTGGTACGGCTTCTCTCCGGTGTGGCTCAGCTGGTGTCGCTTGTATGAACTTAAAAAACTAAACGTTTTCGGACACTGATCACAGCTGTATGGCTTTTCTTTAGTGTGGACACGCGTGTGTATCTTGTAAATACTGAAGTAACTGAAAGTTTTTTCACATTGGTCACACTGGTATGGTCCAGTGTGGTCGCGTAGATGTTTTCTATATGAACTCTGGTCACTGAAATACCTCTCACATTTTTCACAGCAGAATGTAGTTTGTTCAGTATGGGTCTCCAAATGTCTATTATAGGCTGTTAGTTCGCTGTAACTGCCACCACATTGTTCACAGGTGTACAGTTTCTCTGCTGTGTGAGTGAGTTCATGTCTCCTTAGACTGCAAATCCGACTAAAAGATTTCATACACTTCTGACACTGGTGGGATCTGCTGCTGTCCGTGTCCGTCTGTTTCAACTGTGAACAAATGGAGAAATAAACGTCAGTGGAGAAATTTATATAAAAAGGCAATCTTGATAAAAGGTGGTGGGCACTTTTTTGTCTTGGTCAATGATGTTGATGACAATGACGTAATGCAATAGGTTAAGTTTGGTTGCTTTGTGTATTCCTCCGAACATTTGGTTTGGACCTTGTTTGAGTCGTTTGTCTTAG is part of the Pungitius pungitius chromosome 9, fPunPun2.1, whole genome shotgun sequence genome and harbors:
- the LOC119218568 gene encoding zinc finger protein 239-like; this encodes MSSSEELKQTDTDSSRSHQCQKCMKSFSRICSLRRHELTHTAEKLYTCEQCGGSYSELTAYNRHLETHTEQTTFCCEKCERYFSDQSSYRKHLRDHTGPYQCDQCEKTFSYFSIYKIHTRVHTKEKPYSCDQCPKTFSFLSSYKRHQLSHTGEKPYQCDFCGKSFTQSGHFSLHLRNHTGEKPYECDQCEKSFSDLSSYKIHLRVHSGEKPYCCSQCGRSFSQLGNYKSHLRIHTGEKPFRCELCDKSFSISKTYKQHVRTHTGEKPYQCKECGKGFGRLSNYMRHLRIHTGEQPYSCDQCGKSFNSSYSYSRHLRVHTGEKPYWCSHCKRLFTRSQSLKKHRCIAIDDDYMDERMDNSPTVCKKELSCSPTSDDQQKTTK